In the Ignisphaera sp. genome, one interval contains:
- the pyk gene encoding pyruvate kinase yields the protein MPLFTKVIASIGPASSDAATILSMIKAGVSGFRINFSHGSPEDWAKYVEAIRSAESKLGRPVALIGDLQGPSIRIGRVEQPIVLKKGETARIVSGLEAKGGNEKIIPMPINKFFDAVEEGDILVMDDGRTRLRVSEIQTDYIEITALTESVITSRKAVTVYNKEIDLPPLSEADMNNVKFAIAHDFDYIGLSYVRSGSDIDILRDYLRRVGREDIGIIAKIETKSAIKNLDEIIGKSDVVLVARGDLGMNFGLEEIHSLQSTIVDKALQHRKPVIVATQLLESMVEKPVPTRAEVVDVSTAVEMGVDALMLTGETAVGKYPLEAVSWLIKIVNFVERSTLKSEFEDIAKKARKNISELRLMFAKGVIELAEDMNAKLVVFSLYGNTAKRISSLRPTIPVYVGSSNISIMRKLAILWGIQPLRVESNNYEEGLQKTVQKAIELGYVSYGDLVIATYGLKEPRQRIEIQRIVS from the coding sequence ATGCCTTTATTCACAAAGGTTATAGCATCTATAGGCCCTGCAAGTAGTGATGCTGCAACGATTTTAAGTATGATTAAGGCTGGGGTCTCAGGGTTTCGAATAAACTTCTCTCATGGTTCTCCCGAGGATTGGGCAAAATATGTTGAAGCAATTAGGTCTGCTGAAAGCAAACTTGGAAGACCAGTTGCTTTGATAGGTGATCTGCAAGGGCCTTCAATTAGGATTGGCAGGGTTGAGCAACCTATAGTTTTGAAGAAAGGTGAAACCGCTCGTATTGTATCTGGTCTAGAGGCTAAAGGTGGAAATGAGAAGATTATTCCAATGCCTATAAACAAGTTTTTTGATGCTGTTGAGGAGGGGGACATTCTTGTCATGGATGATGGGAGAACGAGGCTCAGGGTCTCAGAGATTCAGACAGACTACATTGAGATAACTGCTCTAACAGAATCTGTTATAACATCTAGAAAAGCTGTTACTGTATACAATAAGGAGATTGATCTGCCACCTCTTAGCGAGGCTGATATGAACAATGTGAAGTTTGCTATAGCCCATGATTTCGACTATATTGGGCTTAGCTATGTTAGGAGTGGGAGCGACATAGATATTCTAAGGGACTATCTTAGGAGGGTTGGAAGAGAAGACATTGGGATAATAGCTAAGATAGAGACCAAGAGTGCTATAAAGAATCTAGATGAGATTATTGGGAAAAGCGATGTTGTTCTGGTTGCAAGAGGGGATCTGGGGATGAACTTTGGGTTAGAGGAGATACACTCTCTTCAGAGCACAATTGTTGACAAGGCTCTGCAACACAGAAAGCCAGTTATTGTGGCAACACAGCTTCTAGAGTCAATGGTTGAGAAACCTGTTCCAACAAGAGCAGAGGTTGTTGATGTTAGTACAGCTGTTGAGATGGGTGTAGATGCTTTGATGCTGACTGGGGAGACGGCTGTCGGCAAGTACCCTCTAGAGGCTGTGTCGTGGCTGATAAAAATTGTTAACTTTGTAGAGAGAAGCACACTCAAAAGCGAGTTCGAGGACATAGCCAAGAAAGCTAGGAAAAACATAAGTGAGCTGAGGCTAATGTTTGCAAAGGGTGTTATAGAGCTTGCAGAGGATATGAATGCCAAGCTTGTTGTTTTCAGCCTATACGGAAACACAGCAAAGAGAATATCATCGCTAAGACCAACAATACCAGTTTATGTAGGCTCCTCAAACATATCCATAATGAGAAAACTGGCTATACTATGGGGGATACAGCCACTCCGCGTAGAATCAAACAACTATGAAGAAGGTCTTCAAAAAACGGTGCAGAAAGCCATAGAGCTTGGATATGTAAGCTACGGAGACCTAGTCATAGCAACATATGGATTAAAAGAGCCTAGGCAAAGAATAGAGATTCAGAGAATAGTTAGCTAA
- a CDS encoding FeoA family protein, whose amino-acid sequence MYLADLPPNTVATVVDIVAGPGLKARLIGMGFVNGAKIKVIDNSSGHVIVALDSGFGRVVALSRGVANKIIVEVSQQS is encoded by the coding sequence GTGTATCTAGCGGATCTGCCACCAAATACAGTAGCTACGGTAGTAGACATTGTTGCGGGTCCAGGGCTGAAGGCAAGGCTGATAGGAATGGGGTTTGTCAATGGGGCGAAGATAAAGGTTATAGACAATAGCTCTGGCCATGTCATAGTAGCTCTTGACAGTGGTTTTGGTAGGGTGGTCGCTCTTTCGAGAGGGGTTGCAAACAAGATTATTGTCGAGGTTTCTCAGCAGAGTTGA
- the feoB gene encoding ferrous iron transport protein B has translation MSELRREQCNIVVAVVGQPNVGKSTLFNVLTGRRERVGNFPGTTVAMSIGRRRYGDKTMCFVDLPGIYDLKAVSLDEKIARDYIVFGDWDAILILVDLTRGLEGLYLALQVLQLTDRAVVALTKWDEVTKRRIRVDLDGLSRILGVPVAPISALRGEGIEDLLKALESVVETSSRKAAKGIHIDYGSLENTLNSIVKEITNSFMSDRIDPRGLATLIARGNIDIAEKIGLSHIARVLEETAKSMNIDVGEHIAESIYRFIRGTFTSLIAIEPLERFEKKGFAYKVFGNPYTGFVATVATLFSAIFIAFAVNTGFPFTVILEALGRSDLAEALESYTISGLISQAFDYLKNWVQSSLGSTHPVLASLLANGIIEGVGVVSSFIPLIMITMMIMSAIEDSGLGPLMAISMHSLFAKFGLSGRAIYPLFISLGCNVPGVMASRAALDDAERFEIIAAASFIPCQARLIVMLALVGFLFPGNPALQALVVIGVYFGGALLYLLTAKIFRRGVLRVSTPPELILELPSLHRPSLKVVWWDSWSLTKHFIVRAGTVLVLLVAVVWALTSFGPEGFVEDPSQSWASNIGRLIGYVIKPLYGLSEDSSWKIGFALLTGFIAKENLLASIAVMTGAEEYQSALQALGLTVAQGIAILVLFMYYVPCLATVSMIYAESKSIRFTLLVVAYIVAVALLASLLVYGTAILLQH, from the coding sequence TTGTCAGAGCTTCGTAGAGAACAATGCAACATTGTTGTAGCTGTTGTGGGCCAGCCTAATGTCGGTAAATCAACTCTATTCAATGTCTTAACGGGCAGAAGAGAAAGGGTAGGCAATTTCCCAGGTACAACAGTTGCTATGAGCATTGGTAGAAGGAGGTATGGAGACAAAACCATGTGTTTTGTTGATCTCCCCGGGATCTATGATTTAAAAGCTGTTTCTCTTGATGAGAAGATAGCTAGGGACTATATAGTTTTTGGGGATTGGGATGCTATTCTAATACTAGTTGATTTGACTAGAGGTTTAGAGGGACTGTACCTAGCTCTACAAGTTCTTCAGCTAACGGATAGAGCTGTTGTGGCTTTGACCAAGTGGGACGAGGTTACCAAGCGTAGAATAAGAGTTGATTTAGATGGGCTGAGTAGGATCCTAGGAGTTCCTGTGGCACCTATATCAGCTCTTAGGGGGGAGGGCATAGAGGATTTGCTGAAAGCCTTAGAGTCTGTTGTCGAGACATCCAGTAGAAAAGCTGCTAAGGGTATACACATTGACTATGGCTCTCTAGAAAACACATTGAATAGCATTGTGAAAGAGATTACAAACAGCTTTATGAGTGATAGGATCGACCCTAGAGGGCTTGCAACACTGATTGCTAGAGGGAACATCGATATTGCTGAGAAGATTGGCCTGTCTCATATAGCCAGGGTGCTGGAGGAAACAGCCAAATCTATGAACATTGATGTTGGTGAACACATTGCAGAAAGCATATACAGATTCATTAGAGGCACCTTCACAAGCCTCATAGCCATAGAGCCTTTGGAGAGATTCGAGAAGAAGGGGTTTGCATACAAGGTTTTTGGGAATCCCTATACAGGCTTTGTAGCAACAGTTGCGACACTGTTTTCAGCTATTTTCATAGCATTTGCGGTTAACACAGGCTTTCCATTCACAGTCATTCTAGAGGCTCTTGGAAGAAGCGACTTGGCAGAGGCGCTAGAGTCCTACACAATCTCTGGACTAATATCGCAGGCTTTCGACTATCTCAAGAACTGGGTACAAAGCTCTTTGGGATCTACACACCCTGTTCTAGCTAGTCTACTCGCCAACGGTATTATAGAGGGTGTTGGTGTTGTATCTTCATTCATCCCACTGATAATGATAACCATGATGATTATGTCTGCCATTGAGGACTCTGGTCTAGGGCCGCTAATGGCAATATCCATGCATAGCCTATTCGCAAAATTCGGTTTGAGCGGCAGGGCCATATACCCCCTCTTCATATCTCTTGGATGCAATGTGCCGGGGGTCATGGCCTCTAGAGCAGCTTTAGACGATGCTGAGAGGTTCGAGATAATAGCTGCTGCCTCTTTCATTCCATGCCAGGCAAGACTAATCGTCATGCTTGCACTAGTAGGCTTTCTATTCCCGGGCAATCCAGCTCTCCAAGCACTTGTGGTTATAGGTGTTTATTTTGGTGGTGCACTACTCTACCTATTGACTGCGAAGATTTTTAGAAGAGGTGTGTTGAGGGTTTCAACACCTCCAGAACTTATACTGGAGCTTCCCAGTCTGCACAGACCGAGTCTAAAGGTTGTTTGGTGGGATAGCTGGTCACTAACAAAACACTTCATTGTCAGAGCTGGAACAGTGCTTGTGCTTCTAGTAGCGGTTGTATGGGCTTTAACAAGCTTTGGGCCAGAGGGATTCGTTGAAGATCCCTCTCAAAGCTGGGCCTCCAACATTGGGAGGCTAATAGGATATGTAATAAAGCCTCTGTATGGATTGAGCGAGGACTCTAGCTGGAAAATTGGATTTGCACTGCTAACAGGCTTTATAGCTAAGGAGAATCTGTTGGCATCAATAGCTGTTATGACTGGTGCTGAGGAGTATCAATCTGCCCTCCAAGCGCTTGGGCTAACAGTTGCCCAGGGTATTGCAATACTAGTTCTATTCATGTACTATGTCCCATGCCTAGCCACAGTAAGTATGATATATGCTGAGAGCAAGAGCATTAGATTCACACTACTTGTGGTAGCTTATATAGTAGCTGTAGCACTTCTAGCATCTCTCTTGGTCTATGGAACAGCCATTCTTCTGCAGCATTGA
- a CDS encoding thioredoxin family protein — MHGIDPAGHIAEEDVDEILNRMALELTKVPKTEERARCCRTSYGFRSIHSIEEFMNAITNCKVVFVLVTTTYCPYCRMFKPIFAKVAEEFRGSAAFIEANADYVPEVAMGFGVYSTPTTVVVIDGRAVDALLGYMPYQYFRSYVEEVLKSARCGEN; from the coding sequence ATGCATGGAATAGACCCAGCTGGTCATATAGCTGAAGAGGATGTCGATGAAATATTGAATAGAATGGCTTTAGAACTTACAAAGGTTCCTAAAACTGAAGAGAGGGCAAGGTGCTGTAGAACATCATACGGGTTCAGATCTATACACAGCATAGAGGAGTTCATGAATGCTATAACTAACTGCAAAGTGGTGTTTGTTCTTGTGACAACGACTTACTGCCCATACTGCAGAATGTTTAAACCGATATTTGCTAAGGTAGCTGAGGAGTTTAGGGGGTCAGCCGCATTTATAGAGGCCAACGCCGACTATGTTCCAGAGGTCGCAATGGGATTTGGCGTATACTCAACACCGACAACTGTTGTGGTGATAGATGGAAGGGCTGTTGATGCACTGCTTGGGTATATGCCATACCAATACTTTAGGAGCTATGTAGAGGAGGTTTTGAAGAGTGCTAGATGTGGAGAGAACTAG
- a CDS encoding DNA double-strand break repair nuclease NurA, translating into MAATMYPELVKLLLVLRDKMGLEIDKKRGGVAEAISPIEWILIGDDGCGCRAVAASDSSFILIESRIAMLYALQGISQLYTIEGGKITTKDSDRFYDSGFIESSGRRVATRRSAFKKALTAYAYLNEVESIGRIVSRNNTDLALLDGSLLSFLVTRRDIAKNMTIESVHGSKDLDSVYSRKVKIIEELAQKTTPVFTAKSSTVSFYTRSNYTDFQLFEMARIYGISPYFEAGYSKPLDIELNRDIKRFLGLEECGLKGFIVTYVRLQRNSQVFQLSIPYIDRKPDVDAIVRCVKMFSPAGYPLPLDVVHRLSKLSRRSLKEFLIRVGFPIASGREFIEL; encoded by the coding sequence ATGGCGGCTACAATGTATCCAGAGCTTGTGAAGCTCCTCCTCGTTTTGAGAGATAAGATGGGTTTGGAGATAGATAAGAAAAGGGGTGGTGTAGCAGAGGCAATTTCACCTATAGAGTGGATTCTCATAGGTGATGATGGATGTGGATGCAGAGCTGTTGCAGCATCCGATTCCAGCTTCATATTAATTGAGTCGAGAATTGCAATGCTATACGCATTGCAGGGGATATCACAGCTCTACACAATTGAGGGTGGGAAGATAACTACAAAGGATAGCGATAGATTCTACGACTCTGGCTTTATAGAGTCGTCAGGTAGAAGGGTAGCGACAAGAAGGTCTGCATTCAAAAAGGCTTTGACAGCATATGCCTATCTGAATGAGGTTGAATCCATTGGGAGAATAGTGTCGAGAAACAACACTGACTTGGCTCTTCTCGATGGCTCTCTACTCTCATTTCTTGTCACGAGAAGGGACATTGCCAAGAACATGACTATTGAAAGTGTTCATGGATCAAAGGATCTGGATTCCGTATACAGCAGAAAGGTGAAGATAATCGAAGAGCTGGCGCAAAAAACAACACCGGTTTTCACAGCTAAATCGAGTACTGTTAGCTTCTACACAAGATCTAACTATACAGATTTTCAACTATTTGAAATGGCTAGAATATATGGGATATCACCATATTTCGAAGCTGGCTACTCAAAGCCTTTGGACATAGAGCTAAACAGAGATATAAAGAGGTTTCTTGGGCTCGAGGAATGCGGTCTAAAAGGCTTTATAGTGACTTATGTACGGCTCCAGAGAAACTCCCAAGTGTTCCAGTTGAGCATTCCATACATAGATAGAAAGCCTGATGTAGACGCAATTGTAAGGTGCGTGAAGATGTTCTCTCCAGCTGGATACCCACTACCCCTCGATGTTGTTCACAGATTGAGCAAGCTGTCTAGGAGAAGCCTGAAGGAGTTTCTAATTAGGGTGGGATTCCCTATAGCCTCTGGGAGAGAGTTTATAGAGCTCTAG
- a CDS encoding DUF711 family protein has translation MAKPRAIAIHIPVHSWSKDEIVSNAISFGDKVFSCLKSVGLEVWTKRFILPILPENSLDCRDIEHIVNEISGSMGDRILVAFPLAPSSQCLKELHNLSNIDSAYFSTSCGDVDCVNRVVEHVYSGHRNVELDFFTRFAISFGMWIETPYFPATANISNVLGFSISLRYVDVASQALLYSRTQLLRDFLENVGKRLEESARCSGVAFLGIDYSLSPWIEEEESIASLIESLSNSRMGSPGTLSTIYALNTFLRGLIKKIGVRHIGFNEVMLPVAEDLVLSDRVREGSVMVRDLIAYSFACVAGLDMAALPRDADVRRIALDMLTVYRVKNRVVAMRVIPTDLDASSEVKLKNFGVTYVARL, from the coding sequence ATGGCAAAACCTAGAGCCATAGCCATTCATATTCCTGTCCACAGCTGGTCGAAAGACGAGATTGTGTCGAATGCAATATCATTTGGTGACAAGGTCTTCAGCTGTTTAAAGAGTGTCGGCTTGGAGGTGTGGACAAAGAGGTTCATTCTCCCTATACTGCCGGAAAATTCGTTGGATTGTAGAGACATTGAGCACATAGTTAATGAGATTAGCGGGTCCATGGGGGATAGAATACTTGTGGCATTTCCGCTTGCACCGTCTAGTCAATGCTTAAAAGAGTTGCATAACCTATCAAATATTGATTCAGCATATTTCTCAACAAGTTGCGGGGATGTGGACTGCGTAAACAGGGTTGTTGAACATGTTTATTCTGGGCATAGAAATGTGGAGCTAGACTTCTTCACAAGATTTGCAATATCTTTTGGTATGTGGATAGAGACCCCATATTTCCCAGCAACAGCAAACATATCCAATGTTCTCGGGTTTAGTATATCTCTCAGATATGTTGATGTTGCATCGCAGGCGTTGCTTTATAGCAGAACCCAGCTTCTTAGAGACTTTCTTGAGAATGTTGGTAAGAGGCTTGAGGAGTCTGCTAGGTGTAGCGGTGTAGCTTTTCTGGGTATAGACTACTCCTTATCGCCGTGGATCGAAGAGGAAGAGAGCATTGCAAGTCTCATAGAATCTCTGAGCAACTCTAGAATGGGGTCTCCAGGAACACTATCCACAATATATGCTCTGAACACATTTTTGAGGGGGCTGATCAAAAAGATTGGAGTGAGGCACATAGGCTTCAACGAAGTTATGCTACCTGTGGCAGAGGATCTTGTGCTTAGTGATCGTGTGAGAGAGGGCTCGGTCATGGTCAGAGATCTTATAGCCTATAGCTTTGCATGTGTTGCCGGTCTTGACATGGCTGCTTTGCCGAGGGATGCAGATGTCCGTAGAATTGCATTGGATATGCTAACAGTTTACAGAGTTAAGAACAGGGTTGTGGCGATGAGGGTCATCCCAACAGATCTTGATGCGTCTAGCGAGGTAAAGCTAAAGAACTTCGGGGTAACATATGTAGCAAGGCTTTGA
- a CDS encoding metallophosphoesterase family protein, which yields MSLGDYIAKVELVVRDYSEFRILTEELYNTLQFESRLRNDRKFVKLDCKCRTVFIGDVHGDYYTLLNILERVKALDILRDGGRIVLLGDYIDRGDEQIRTAALIAMLKRDWGDRIVLLRGNHEPPPQLLPSPHDFPYRLMEAFGYANGEELYSLFQKIFDLLPLILYIPDTLVAFHGGPPVSRLLKFNGVEDILNVDASDFEEILWSDPSEEIEEHDFNFVRGAGVIWGRKITETLLKKLNVVVAVRGHEPCNGYKFNHGKRVLTIFSMKGYYGNSYAGALVIELDKLVDREKALSYIENGIVLV from the coding sequence ATGAGCCTAGGAGACTATATAGCTAAGGTAGAGCTTGTTGTTAGAGACTACAGCGAGTTCAGGATACTAACCGAGGAGCTCTACAACACTCTGCAATTCGAATCTAGACTTAGAAATGACAGAAAGTTTGTTAAACTCGATTGTAAATGCAGAACAGTTTTCATAGGAGATGTACATGGAGACTACTACACACTTTTAAACATTTTAGAAAGGGTCAAGGCACTAGACATTCTTAGAGATGGGGGTAGAATAGTTCTTCTTGGAGACTATATCGATAGAGGTGATGAGCAGATCAGAACAGCTGCCTTAATAGCCATGCTTAAGAGGGATTGGGGTGATAGAATAGTTCTTCTAAGGGGGAACCATGAGCCCCCTCCACAGCTTCTTCCATCGCCACACGACTTTCCATATAGACTCATGGAGGCATTCGGCTATGCGAATGGTGAAGAACTCTACAGTTTGTTTCAAAAAATATTTGATTTGCTTCCCCTAATACTCTACATACCAGACACCCTAGTTGCTTTTCATGGAGGTCCCCCAGTATCGAGACTCCTAAAATTTAATGGAGTTGAAGATATTTTGAATGTTGATGCAAGTGATTTTGAAGAGATTCTATGGAGCGATCCAAGCGAAGAGATTGAGGAACATGATTTCAACTTTGTTAGGGGAGCTGGGGTTATATGGGGTAGGAAAATAACTGAAACCCTTTTGAAGAAACTCAATGTGGTTGTTGCGGTGAGGGGGCATGAGCCATGCAACGGCTACAAGTTTAACCATGGAAAGAGGGTCCTAACTATATTCTCCATGAAGGGCTACTATGGAAATTCGTATGCTGGTGCACTTGTTATCGAACTTGATAAGCTTGTGGATAGAGAAAAGGCTTTGAGTTATATAGAGAATGGTATTGTCCTTGTGTAG
- a CDS encoding flavin reductase family protein, translating to MDFAKPRHFYYLLHPRPVVVIITTCEGGRYNAMSASWVTPVSEEPPTIAVAIDRESYTFSCIEYSKEATFNIPSAQHVDVVYKLGSVSGRSVDKIKMFGLNLAKANKVSAPIWQDAIGWLEGRVMSFVDAGETRLYVFEVLDYYAKADAVSEWGWQLQKASPIHHGAGRWFYLVGRHIVASK from the coding sequence ATGGATTTTGCAAAGCCCAGGCACTTCTACTATCTTCTACACCCAAGACCTGTAGTCGTCATTATAACAACTTGTGAGGGTGGGAGATACAATGCAATGTCAGCCTCTTGGGTAACACCAGTATCCGAAGAGCCACCGACAATAGCTGTTGCAATCGATAGAGAGTCATATACATTCTCATGCATTGAATACTCGAAGGAGGCTACATTCAACATACCATCTGCTCAGCATGTAGATGTTGTATACAAGCTTGGGAGTGTCTCTGGGAGAAGCGTTGACAAGATAAAGATGTTCGGCCTTAACCTGGCAAAAGCAAATAAGGTTAGCGCACCTATTTGGCAAGACGCTATTGGATGGCTAGAGGGTAGGGTCATGAGCTTTGTAGACGCTGGCGAAACGAGGCTATACGTTTTCGAGGTTCTAGACTACTATGCAAAAGCTGATGCTGTATCGGAGTGGGGGTGGCAGCTGCAGAAAGCTAGTCCTATTCACCATGGGGCTGGCAGATGGTTCTATCTAGTCGGCAGACACATAGTAGCATCTAAATAG
- a CDS encoding DUF3782 domain-containing protein: protein MENRSTKQELLKLLKEDEEFRYAIAGLLGYGEILKRLDRHEEELKKLREDFLMFVKEQEKRWEENNRRWEEAYKRFEAIENELRALREDFNRFVELEERRWEETYKRFEAIEKTLQFHGEKIAELAKIVGELKVALGSIGRRLGRDLEKTILSLYKDAIERFGIDVEKIEKISFRDYDGKYLQKGAKLEIDIYISDKATYFIEVKSFADEDDVEWFNTKCSIFAKEKNIENYKKLLIAVNMLREALERAKELGIEVVYGSIIE, encoded by the coding sequence ATGGAGAATAGAAGTACTAAGCAAGAGCTTCTCAAGCTTTTGAAGGAGGATGAGGAGTTTAGGTATGCTATAGCCGGCCTCCTAGGCTATGGCGAGATTTTGAAGAGGCTTGATAGGCATGAGGAGGAGTTGAAGAAGCTTAGAGAAGACTTCTTAATGTTTGTCAAAGAGCAGGAGAAGAGATGGGAGGAGAATAACAGGAGGTGGGAGGAGGCTTACAAGAGGTTCGAAGCTATTGAGAATGAGTTGAGGGCTCTTAGAGAGGATTTCAATAGGTTTGTTGAGTTGGAGGAGAGGAGGTGGGAGGAAACGTATAAGAGGTTCGAGGCTATTGAGAAGACTTTACAGTTTCACGGGGAGAAGATTGCAGAGCTTGCTAAAATTGTTGGAGAGCTTAAGGTTGCTTTGGGATCTATTGGTAGGAGGCTGGGGAGAGACCTAGAGAAGACAATTCTATCCCTATACAAAGACGCCATCGAAAGATTTGGCATAGATGTTGAGAAAATTGAGAAGATCTCTTTCAGAGACTACGATGGTAAGTACCTTCAGAAGGGGGCTAAACTAGAAATAGACATTTACATAAGTGATAAGGCAACGTATTTCATAGAGGTGAAGAGCTTTGCAGATGAAGATGATGTCGAATGGTTTAACACAAAATGCAGTATTTTCGCTAAGGAGAAAAACATTGAGAACTATAAAAAGCTTTTGATAGCTGTGAACATGCTACGTGAAGCTTTGGAGAGAGCCAAAGAACTTGGTATAGAAGTTGTCTACGGATCTATCATAGAATAG
- a CDS encoding phosphoribosyltransferase family protein, which translates to MVIYPVKHVSWSEVAEWSLRLARIVDGSGFKPDVVVAVGRGGLAVSRILADVLDVDKILYLPIRWREKSRRPGENYLAELIRCFAKGSGIELCIADVVKGLSIETAFNFEIDLNGSKALAVEEISATGLHLAKAREILIKKWRAGDVKTATLVWKTSTSQLKPDYVFIETRSFVWFQFPWSRASDYKQFAKVAMEEECRRGGKCSWSIEEIGELFKKWYGFDPDKKYLEIALEKLTKEEILNRVNKQNVIVYEIRIQ; encoded by the coding sequence ATGGTTATCTACCCTGTTAAGCATGTTTCGTGGAGCGAAGTTGCTGAATGGAGTTTGAGACTTGCAAGGATTGTTGATGGTAGTGGGTTTAAGCCAGATGTTGTAGTCGCTGTTGGTAGAGGTGGTCTAGCAGTCTCTAGGATTCTAGCTGACGTTCTAGACGTTGACAAAATCCTTTATTTGCCTATTAGATGGAGAGAAAAGTCTAGAAGACCTGGCGAAAACTATTTAGCTGAGCTAATAAGGTGCTTTGCAAAGGGCTCTGGCATAGAGCTTTGTATAGCCGATGTTGTTAAGGGCCTCAGCATAGAAACAGCATTCAACTTTGAAATTGATTTGAATGGGTCTAAAGCACTCGCAGTTGAAGAGATATCTGCCACAGGCCTGCACCTCGCAAAAGCTAGGGAGATTCTGATCAAAAAATGGAGAGCAGGAGATGTTAAGACAGCAACCCTAGTCTGGAAAACATCTACATCGCAGCTAAAGCCCGACTATGTATTCATCGAGACTAGAAGCTTTGTGTGGTTCCAATTCCCATGGTCAAGAGCATCAGACTACAAACAGTTTGCTAAAGTCGCCATGGAGGAGGAGTGCAGAAGAGGAGGCAAATGCTCATGGAGCATAGAAGAAATTGGAGAACTCTTCAAAAAATGGTATGGATTCGACCCAGACAAAAAATACTTAGAGATAGCTCTTGAGAAACTCACAAAAGAGGAGATACTAAATAGGGTAAATAAACAGAATGTAATAGTCTATGAGATAAGAATTCAGTAG